The proteins below come from a single Triticum aestivum cultivar Chinese Spring chromosome 5D, IWGSC CS RefSeq v2.1, whole genome shotgun sequence genomic window:
- the LOC123124666 gene encoding disease resistance protein RGA5 codes for MVKQKIVLKLPLDGERNRRKAFKAAVGMAGVTSATLEGDKIIIVGDGVDPIALTTMLRRSLGKAELVSISSGDDKKKDGGYGYGYGGEKKKDGYGYGGSDGGGGKDSKGNGGYHQNEVAPIPYPAYHQYNAMPSYPAYAYAPYQQQQQDPGCSIM; via the exons ATGGTCAAG CAAAAGATTGTTCTCAAGTTGCCGTTGGATGGCGAGAGGAACAGGAGGAAGGCCTTCAAGGCCGCTGTTGGCATGGCAG GCGTGACATCCGCGACGTTGGAGGGGGACAAGATCATCATCGTCGGCGACGGCGTCGACCCGATCGCGCTGACGACGATGCTCCGGCGCAGCCTAGGCAAAGCCGAGCTCGTCAGCATCTCTTCCGGCGATGACAAGAAGAAAGATGGCGGCTACGGCTACGGGTACGGCGGAGAAAAGAAGAAGGACGGCTACGGCTACGGCGGaagcgacggtggcggcggcaaggACTCCAAGGGCAACGGCGGTTACCATCAGAATGAGGTCGCGCCGATCCCGTACCCCGCGTACCACCAGTACAACGCCATGCCGTCCTACCCTGCTTACGCGTACGCTCCGTATCAGCAACAGCAACAGGATCCCGGTTGCAGCATAATGTAA
- the LOC123120948 gene encoding sufE-like protein 1, chloroplastic/mitochondrial — translation MASAAATSAPLRLLSSSPLSRPLLSRPHLLILSRPVSFQRLAARSAASPTPSTSSSAPDPSPVDPAQLPPALRDIIALFQSVPDERTRYKQLLAYAARLPPMDPALKSDANRVRGCVSQVWVHAAPEAEAPGCVSFQADSDAQLTKGLAALLVLGLSGAPARDVAMVPVEFIELLGIRQSLSPSRNSGLLNMINLMKLKALEIAAGQEVIGGQEIRQERTETPAVEKEEPQFEAFGGQVHESSEAERPEEEEFEEEPAAVVEGNGSLGGGRKERIRDSLERGLSPVELKIEDISYQHSGHAGVAGSDGETHFNVRVVSKEFEGKSMLKRHRAVYDLLQDELKSGLHALSIDAKTPSEV, via the coding sequence aTGGCGTCCGCGGCCGCCACCTCCGCCCCGctccgcctcctctcctcctcgcCCCTCTCCAGGCCGCTCCTGTCCAGGCCCCACCTGCTCATCCTCTCCCGCCCCGTCTCCTTCCAGCGCCTCGCCGCCAggtccgccgcctccccgaccccctccacctcctcctccgcccccgACCCCTCCCCCGTCGACCCGGCGCAGCTGCCCCCGGCGCTCAGGGACATCATCGCGCTCTTCCAGTCCGTGCCCGACGAGCGCACCCGCTACAAGCAGCTCCTCGCCTACGCCGCCCGCCTGCCGCCCATGGACCCGGCGCTCAAGTCCGACGCCAACCGCGTCCGGGGCTGCGTCTCCCAGGTCTGGGTCCACGCCGCGCCGGAGGCCGAGGCCCCTGGCTGCGTCAGCTTCCAGGCCGACTCCGACGCGCAGCTCACCAAGGGCCTCGCCGCGCTGCTCGTGCTCGGCCTCTCCGGCGCGCCCGCCAGGGACGTCGCCATGGTGCCCGTCGAGTTCATCGAGTTGCTCGGGATCAGGCAGAGCCTCTCGCCCTCCAGGAACAGCGGCCTGCTCAACATGATCAACCTCATGAAGCTCAAGGCGCTGGAAATCGCTGCGGGCCAGGAGGTGATTGGCGGCCAAGAAATCCGCCAGGAGCGTACTGAAACGCCTGCCGTGGAGAAGGAGGAGCCTCAGTTTGAGGCTTTCGGTGGGCAAGTGCATGAGAGTTCAGAGGCGGAGAGGCCTGAGGAGGAGGAATTCGAGGAGGAACCGGCTGCTGTTGTGGAAGGAAATGGCAGCCTTGGAGGtgggaggaaggagaggatcagGGATAGTTTGGAGAGAGGGCTTTCACCAGTGGAGCTCAAGATTGAGGACATTTCGTATCAACACAGTGGGCATGCCGGGGTAGCAGGTAGCGATGGAGAGACGCATTTCAATGTGCGGgtggtgtccaaggagtttgaggggAAGAGCATGCTCAAGAGACACAGGGCTGTGTATGATCTCCTGCAGGATGAGCTCAAGAGTGGGCTGCACGCGCTGTCCATCGATGCAAAGACACCATCTGAAGTCTAG